GTCCACGTTATTAGGCCACGCTTGTCCAAAGTGTTAGGCCAGTGGATTATCCGGTTGAGGCTGGCGGCCGTGATGGGGCACCGGATGGTTTTGGTCGTTGCCCGCCCGACACCGTTTCGGGTAAGACGCGTCCCGCAGTAAGATCATGGGCATGAGCGTCACCGCCACCATGTCAAGCAAGGGACAGTTGACCATCCCCGCCGAGCTGCGTTCCAGGCATCACTTGACTTACGGACAAACCGTCACCATCGAAGAGGTCGAAGGCGGCCTGCTGCTGCGTGCCGCGCCGCGTCCCGCAAGCCGTCTGGCCGGGTTCTTCGGCCCCTGGCGGGGAGATCCGGCGACCCTTGAGGAAATGGATGACGCGATCGCGGCCGGGGCCGCCCAGGGTGTGGCGTGATCGGGCTCGACACGAACATGATCGTCCGCATGGTGGTGCGCGACGACGAGCGCCAAACAGCCGTGGCGGACCGCGTGTTCGACAGCCTTAC
The nucleotide sequence above comes from Bifidobacteriaceae bacterium. Encoded proteins:
- a CDS encoding AbrB/MazE/SpoVT family DNA-binding domain-containing protein, with amino-acid sequence MSVTATMSSKGQLTIPAELRSRHHLTYGQTVTIEEVEGGLLLRAAPRPASRLAGFFGPWRGDPATLEEMDDAIAAGAAQGVA